One window from the genome of Echinicola vietnamensis DSM 17526 encodes:
- a CDS encoding response regulator, with translation MQALQEKGVFIVDEDPFWKSILSQMLSDLGFGNITCFDHEQKCLDHLYLNPALVFIDYQLVRTKGYEELAKTKAAFPHIQIILCLASDELKAAFQVMETGSYDYILKNHVTPYEINEILTRYINH, from the coding sequence ATGCAAGCGCTTCAGGAAAAAGGTGTTTTCATCGTGGACGAGGATCCCTTCTGGAAATCCATACTTTCACAAATGCTGTCGGACCTCGGTTTTGGAAACATCACCTGCTTCGACCATGAACAAAAGTGCTTGGATCATTTGTACCTGAATCCGGCGTTGGTATTCATCGACTATCAACTGGTGCGAACGAAAGGTTATGAAGAATTGGCAAAAACCAAAGCTGCCTTTCCTCACATCCAGATCATCTTATGCCTCGCCTCGGATGAATTGAAGGCGGCCTTTCAGGTAATGGAAACCGGATCATATGACTATATTTTAAAAAACCATGTCACACCTTACGAAATAAATGAGATTCTAACCAGGTATATAAACCATTGA